A stretch of Bradyrhizobium sp. CCBAU 53338 DNA encodes these proteins:
- a CDS encoding DNA-3-methyladenine glycosylase, with the protein MAPTSKTSTPRLGKALKRGFFDRGVREVAHDLIGATMLVDGVGGIIVEVEAYHHTEPAAHSYNGPTPRNQIMFGPPGFAYVYRSYGIHWCVNFVCEEIGTAAAVLIRALEPTHGIAAMRRRRHLQDVHALCSGPGKLTEALGITIAHNTLPLDRPPISLHARTEDVEVATGIRIGITKAVELPWRYGVRGSKFLSKPFPK; encoded by the coding sequence ATGGCTCCAACCTCGAAGACTTCCACACCGCGGCTCGGCAAGGCCCTGAAGCGCGGTTTTTTCGACCGCGGCGTCCGCGAGGTCGCCCACGACCTGATTGGCGCGACCATGCTGGTCGATGGCGTCGGCGGGATCATCGTCGAGGTCGAGGCCTATCATCATACCGAGCCGGCGGCGCACTCCTACAATGGCCCGACGCCGCGGAACCAGATCATGTTCGGTCCGCCCGGCTTCGCTTACGTCTATCGCTCCTACGGCATCCACTGGTGTGTGAACTTCGTCTGCGAGGAAATAGGCACCGCCGCCGCAGTCTTGATCCGCGCGCTGGAACCGACGCATGGGATCGCGGCAATGCGGCGCCGCCGTCATCTCCAGGATGTGCATGCGTTGTGCTCGGGCCCGGGCAAGCTGACGGAGGCGCTCGGGATCACCATCGCGCACAACACCCTGCCCCTGGACCGGCCGCCGATCTCACTGCATGCGCGGACCGAGGACGTCGAGGTGGCAACCGGAATCCGGATCGGCATCACCAAGGCGGTCGAGCTGCCCTGGCGCTATGGCGTCAGGGGCTCGAAATTCCTCAGCAAGCCGTTTCCGAAATAG
- a CDS encoding valine--tRNA ligase, with protein sequence MIEKNYQPADIEARMSVVWEDSLAFKAGRPDRRDAVPFTIVIPPPNVTGSLHMGHALNNTLQDILCRFERMRGRDVLWQPGTDHAGIATQMVVERQLLERQQPGRREMGREKFLERVWQWKAESGDTIINQLKRLGASCDWSRERFTMDEGLSKAVVKVFVELHRDGLIYKDKRLVNWDTKLLTAISDLEVQQTEVKGHLWYLRYPIEGKTFDPEDRSTFIVVATTRPETMLGDTGVAVHPEDERYLKLIGKNVILPLVGRKIRIVADEYSDPEKGSGAVKVTPAHDFNDFEVGNRHGLRRISVLDREGCLDLVDNEDYLRDLPEGASQFAEEFNKVDRFAARKRIVERLESFGFIERIEPHTHMVPHGDRSNSVIEPYLTDQWYVDAKTLARPAIAAVRSGETSFVPKNWEKTYFEWMENIQPWCISRQLWWGHQIPAWYGPDGKVFVAETEEEAISHALGYYVEQEVITAEQGREMALDRNKREGFITRDEDVLDTWFSSALWPFSTLGWPEDAPEVKRYYPTNVLVTGFDIIFFWVARMMMMGLHFMKEVPFSTIYIHALVRDEKGAKMSKSKGNVIDPLNLIDEYGADALRFTLAAMAAQGRDIKLATSRVEGYRNFATKLWNASRFAEMNHCAVPEGFEPAKAKETLNRWIAHESAHTTREVTEAIEAYRFNDAAGAIYRFVWNVYCDWYVELAKPVLLGPDGPAKDETRAMVAWARDEILKLLHPFMPFITEELWEVTAKRDGLLALAPWPLKRSEPTAEQLAMLAAAAGPTDPLVSPAFVMPIFDHADFTDPKAEAEIGWVIDLVTQIRSVRAEMNIPPSTLTALVLAGASAETKERAPRWTDVIKRMARLSDISFADRAPDGAVQLLVRGEVAALPLKGVIDVAAERTRLDKEIAKADADIKRAESKLANEKFVANAAEEVVEEEREKREAALARKAKLLEALERLKQAS encoded by the coding sequence ATGATCGAGAAAAACTACCAGCCCGCCGATATCGAAGCCCGCATGTCCGTCGTGTGGGAGGACAGCCTTGCCTTCAAGGCCGGCCGTCCCGACCGCCGCGACGCGGTGCCCTTTACCATCGTGATCCCGCCGCCGAACGTGACGGGTTCGCTGCACATGGGCCACGCGCTCAACAACACGCTTCAGGACATCCTGTGCCGGTTCGAGCGCATGCGTGGCCGCGACGTGCTTTGGCAGCCCGGGACCGACCATGCCGGCATTGCCACCCAGATGGTGGTGGAGCGGCAGCTGCTGGAGCGCCAGCAGCCGGGCCGCCGCGAGATGGGCCGCGAGAAATTCCTGGAGCGGGTCTGGCAGTGGAAGGCCGAGAGCGGCGACACCATCATCAACCAGCTCAAGCGCCTCGGCGCCTCCTGCGACTGGTCGCGCGAGCGCTTCACCATGGACGAGGGCCTGTCCAAAGCGGTGGTCAAGGTGTTCGTCGAGCTGCACCGCGACGGCCTGATCTACAAGGACAAGCGCCTGGTGAACTGGGACACCAAGCTCTTGACGGCGATCTCCGATCTCGAAGTGCAGCAGACCGAGGTGAAGGGCCACCTCTGGTATCTGCGCTATCCGATCGAGGGCAAGACGTTCGACCCGGAGGATCGCTCGACCTTCATCGTGGTCGCTACGACGCGTCCTGAGACCATGCTCGGCGATACCGGCGTTGCCGTGCATCCCGAGGACGAGCGCTATTTGAAGCTGATCGGAAAGAACGTGATCCTGCCGCTGGTCGGCCGCAAGATCAGGATCGTTGCCGACGAATATTCCGATCCCGAGAAGGGTTCGGGTGCGGTCAAGGTGACGCCGGCGCACGACTTCAACGACTTCGAGGTCGGCAATCGTCACGGCCTGCGCCGCATCAGCGTGCTCGACAGGGAAGGTTGCCTCGATCTCGTCGACAACGAGGATTACCTGCGCGACCTGCCGGAAGGCGCCTCGCAATTCGCCGAGGAGTTCAACAAGGTCGACCGCTTCGCGGCGCGCAAGCGCATCGTCGAGCGGCTGGAATCCTTCGGCTTCATCGAGCGGATCGAGCCGCACACCCACATGGTGCCGCACGGCGATCGCTCCAACAGCGTGATCGAGCCGTACCTGACCGACCAGTGGTACGTCGACGCCAAGACGCTGGCGAGGCCTGCGATCGCGGCGGTGCGCTCGGGCGAAACCTCGTTCGTGCCGAAGAACTGGGAAAAGACCTATTTCGAATGGATGGAGAACATCCAGCCCTGGTGCATCTCGCGCCAGCTCTGGTGGGGCCATCAGATCCCGGCATGGTATGGCCCCGACGGCAAGGTGTTCGTCGCGGAGACCGAGGAAGAGGCGATCAGCCACGCGCTCGGCTACTACGTCGAGCAGGAAGTGATCACGGCCGAGCAGGGCCGCGAGATGGCGCTCGACCGCAACAAGCGTGAAGGCTTCATCACCCGCGACGAGGACGTGCTCGATACATGGTTCTCTTCGGCGCTGTGGCCGTTCTCGACGCTCGGCTGGCCCGAAGACGCGCCTGAGGTCAAGCGCTACTACCCGACCAACGTGCTGGTCACCGGCTTCGACATCATCTTTTTCTGGGTCGCCCGGATGATGATGATGGGCCTGCACTTCATGAAGGAAGTGCCGTTCTCGACGATCTACATTCACGCCCTCGTCCGCGACGAGAAGGGCGCCAAGATGTCGAAGTCGAAAGGCAACGTCATCGATCCGCTCAACCTGATCGACGAATACGGCGCGGACGCGCTGCGCTTCACGCTGGCGGCGATGGCGGCGCAGGGACGCGACATCAAGCTCGCCACCAGCCGCGTCGAGGGCTATCGCAATTTCGCGACCAAGCTGTGGAATGCCTCCCGCTTTGCGGAGATGAACCACTGCGCCGTGCCCGAAGGGTTCGAGCCGGCCAAGGCGAAGGAAACGCTCAACCGCTGGATCGCCCATGAGAGCGCGCACACCACGCGCGAGGTGACCGAGGCCATCGAAGCGTATCGCTTCAACGATGCCGCCGGCGCGATCTACCGCTTCGTCTGGAACGTCTATTGCGACTGGTATGTCGAACTCGCGAAGCCCGTGCTGCTCGGTCCTGATGGCCCCGCCAAGGACGAGACCCGCGCCATGGTCGCGTGGGCGCGTGACGAGATCCTGAAGCTGCTGCATCCCTTCATGCCCTTCATCACCGAGGAGCTGTGGGAGGTGACGGCCAAGCGCGACGGTCTGCTCGCTTTGGCGCCGTGGCCGCTGAAGCGGTCCGAACCGACGGCGGAGCAGCTCGCGATGCTCGCGGCGGCGGCCGGGCCGACCGATCCGCTGGTGTCGCCGGCGTTCGTGATGCCGATCTTCGATCATGCCGACTTCACCGATCCCAAGGCGGAAGCCGAGATCGGCTGGGTGATCGACCTCGTGACGCAGATCCGCTCGGTGCGCGCCGAGATGAACATCCCGCCGTCGACGCTGACAGCGCTTGTGCTCGCAGGCGCGTCGGCCGAAACCAAGGAGCGCGCTCCGCGCTGGACTGACGTCATCAAGCGCATGGCGCGGTTGTCGGACATTTCGTTCGCCGATCGCGCTCCTGATGGAGCCGTCCAGCTCCTCGTGCGCGGCGAGGTCGCCGCGTTGCCGCTCAAAGGCGTTATCGACGTCGCCGCCGAGCGCACGCGCCTCGACAAGGAGATCGCGAAGGCCGACGCCGACATCAAGCGGGCTGAGTCGAAACTCGCGAACGAAAAGTTCGTCGCCAACGCGGCCGAAGAGGTCGTCGAGGAAGAGCGCGAGAAGCGCGAGGCAGCGCTGGCCCGCAAGGCCAAGCTGCTCGAGGCGCTGGAGCGGCTGAAGCAGGCGTCGTAA
- a CDS encoding PopZ family protein yields the protein MTQPAKVTEPSMEEILASIRRIIADDEAKPPPAEAAKPAPAPAAPAPKPQAMADIPPSKVAAPAKPAAEKPAPPPAAKPAAPPPQPAPAADAGPNNQDDIDALLAGLDEATPAPEVRAPEPEPEPEPDVLELTDEMAMDPAPAPPPPSFRRVEPRDDLEFAEAPPPRPAPAPSYAPVDFDGPPLPPQQPILAQSTVSAVESAFNSLAHTVLSSNARTLEDLVKEMLRPMLKSWLDDNLPGLVERIVKAEIERVSRGGR from the coding sequence ATGACGCAGCCTGCAAAGGTCACAGAGCCCTCCATGGAGGAGATTCTGGCCTCGATCCGGCGCATCATTGCCGATGATGAGGCCAAGCCGCCGCCGGCAGAAGCTGCCAAGCCCGCACCGGCGCCGGCCGCGCCCGCACCAAAGCCGCAGGCGATGGCCGACATACCGCCGTCCAAAGTCGCCGCGCCTGCAAAACCGGCGGCTGAAAAGCCCGCGCCGCCACCGGCTGCCAAGCCCGCTGCGCCGCCGCCTCAGCCCGCGCCTGCGGCGGATGCCGGCCCCAACAACCAGGACGATATCGACGCGCTGCTGGCGGGCCTCGACGAGGCGACGCCTGCTCCTGAGGTGCGGGCCCCGGAACCGGAGCCTGAGCCTGAGCCCGACGTGCTCGAGCTGACCGACGAGATGGCGATGGATCCCGCACCGGCACCGCCGCCGCCGAGCTTCCGCAGGGTCGAGCCGCGCGATGACCTCGAATTCGCCGAAGCGCCGCCGCCTCGTCCGGCGCCCGCGCCATCCTATGCGCCGGTGGATTTCGACGGGCCGCCGCTGCCGCCACAGCAGCCGATCCTGGCCCAGTCGACCGTCTCGGCAGTCGAGTCCGCCTTCAACTCTCTGGCTCACACGGTGCTTAGCAGCAACGCCCGGACGCTGGAGGATCTCGTCAAGGAAATGCTGCGTCCGATGCTGAAATCCTGGCTCGACGACAATCTGCCCGGCTTGGTCGAACGCATCGTGAAGGCCGAAATCGAGCGGGTCTCGCGCGGCGGTCGCTGA
- a CDS encoding TolC family outer membrane protein: MHGVKLFTGAAVSVLLAALAGPTPALADTIEAALVRAYQNNPQLNAQRAQVRSTDENVPQALSGYRPKVNLSLSTGYQYQDIQAVQKGLGIHSDPPLQPNAASLTVNQTVYNGNQTANKTRAAESQVSGAREALRVLEQTVLLQAATTYMDYLRDSATLEVQRSNVRVLEQTLKQTRDRFNVGEVTRTDVAQSEAQLAAGKTQALTAESNLTTTRSNFRRIIGNEPSNLAPGSPVDRFLPTSIASAVNLSLVENPNVTASMYGIDVNYLQVKINEGALLPTVTVQAGISQSYQQTLTVFRTTSASAIATASVPIFQGGAEYALIRQSKENLAQQRLNLETTRDQTRANVVQAWGQLEAGKAQVQSAQAQVTASEIALNGVREEAKAGQRTTLDVLNAQQALVNARVALVTAQHDRVVASYSVLNAVGRLAPQVLGLNTTVYDPSVHYHQVRDSWAGVRTPDGR; encoded by the coding sequence ATGCATGGGGTGAAGCTTTTCACCGGAGCAGCGGTTTCGGTCCTCCTGGCGGCACTTGCCGGGCCGACGCCTGCATTAGCGGATACGATCGAGGCTGCGCTGGTGCGCGCCTATCAAAACAATCCGCAGCTCAACGCGCAGCGCGCCCAGGTGCGCTCGACCGACGAGAACGTGCCGCAGGCCCTGTCGGGCTATCGCCCCAAGGTCAATCTGAGTCTCAGCACCGGCTATCAATATCAGGACATTCAGGCGGTGCAGAAGGGCCTGGGGATCCATAGCGATCCGCCGCTGCAGCCCAACGCCGCCAGCCTGACCGTCAACCAGACGGTCTATAACGGCAACCAGACTGCCAACAAGACGCGCGCGGCGGAAAGCCAGGTCTCGGGAGCGCGCGAGGCTTTGCGCGTGCTCGAGCAGACGGTGCTTCTGCAAGCTGCAACGACCTACATGGACTACTTGCGTGATTCGGCGACGCTCGAGGTTCAGCGCAGCAACGTGCGCGTGCTCGAGCAGACGCTCAAGCAGACGCGCGATCGTTTCAATGTCGGCGAGGTCACGCGCACAGACGTCGCGCAATCCGAAGCGCAGCTGGCTGCCGGCAAGACCCAGGCACTGACCGCCGAATCGAATCTCACGACGACGCGTTCTAACTTCCGCCGGATCATCGGGAACGAGCCTTCGAACCTGGCCCCGGGTTCGCCGGTCGATCGCTTCCTGCCCACTTCGATCGCCTCTGCAGTCAATCTCAGCCTGGTGGAGAACCCCAACGTCACGGCCTCGATGTATGGCATCGACGTCAACTATCTCCAGGTCAAGATCAACGAAGGTGCGTTGCTGCCGACGGTCACGGTTCAGGCCGGCATCAGCCAGTCGTATCAGCAGACCCTGACCGTTTTCCGAACGACGTCCGCCTCCGCCATCGCGACAGCGTCCGTGCCGATCTTTCAGGGCGGTGCTGAATACGCGCTGATCCGGCAGTCGAAGGAAAACCTGGCGCAGCAGCGACTGAACCTCGAAACCACCCGCGATCAGACCCGGGCCAACGTCGTGCAGGCCTGGGGTCAGCTGGAAGCCGGCAAGGCGCAGGTGCAGTCCGCGCAGGCGCAGGTGACGGCCTCCGAGATCGCGCTGAACGGCGTGCGCGAAGAAGCCAAGGCCGGCCAGCGCACCACGCTCGACGTGCTCAACGCGCAGCAGGCGCTGGTCAACGCGCGCGTTGCGCTCGTCACCGCCCAGCATGACCGCGTGGTCGCGTCCTACTCCGTGCTCAATGCGGTTGGCCGTCTCGCGCCGCAGGTGCTCGGCCTCAACACCACTGTCTACGATCCCAGCGTGCACTACCACCAGGTTCGCGACAGCTGGGCCGGCGTGCGCACGCCTGACGGGCGCTGA
- a CDS encoding protein-L-isoaspartate O-methyltransferase, with protein sequence MSGFSTARQKMVDGQVRTNDVTDRRILDAMLTVPRELFVPASRQALAYLDLDLDVSESGAKRFLIKPQLTGKLLQAAEIGEDDNVLVVGCATGYLAALAAKLARQVTATESDSALVAKAREAVANLGLTNVTCKAAACVDGEASAAPYDVIVLNGATEVTPDGLFGQLREGGRLVGVSAESRPSRAMIVTRSHGEFGYRPLFDAAAPVLPGLERAAAFVF encoded by the coding sequence ATGTCCGGTTTCTCGACCGCGCGCCAAAAAATGGTCGATGGCCAGGTGCGCACCAATGACGTCACCGATCGCCGCATTCTCGATGCCATGCTCACGGTTCCCCGTGAGCTGTTCGTGCCTGCGAGCCGGCAGGCTCTGGCCTATCTCGACCTCGATCTCGACGTCAGCGAGAGCGGCGCCAAGCGCTTCCTGATCAAGCCGCAACTTACCGGCAAGCTGCTTCAGGCCGCCGAGATCGGCGAGGACGACAACGTGCTGGTCGTTGGCTGCGCCACTGGTTACCTCGCTGCGCTCGCCGCCAAGCTTGCGCGTCAGGTCACCGCAACGGAAAGCGATTCGGCTCTGGTCGCGAAAGCCAGGGAAGCCGTCGCCAACCTGGGGCTCACCAATGTGACCTGCAAAGCCGCGGCCTGTGTCGACGGCGAGGCGTCCGCCGCACCCTATGACGTGATCGTCCTCAACGGCGCCACCGAGGTGACGCCGGACGGCCTGTTTGGGCAACTTCGGGAAGGTGGACGCCTGGTCGGGGTCTCGGCCGAATCACGGCCGTCGCGCGCCATGATCGTAACCCGTTCCCACGGCGAATTCGGCTATCGGCCGTTGTTCGACGCGGCGGCTCCGGTGCTGCCCGGCCTGGAACGGGCCGCCGCCTTCGTCTTTTGA
- a CDS encoding flotillin family protein, giving the protein MFDIAVPAVIGVALIVVLGIIFTILYKRATRDEAFVRTGLGGKKVVLDGGAMILPIFHSYASVNLKTLRLTVERKERESLITKDRLRVDIVAEFYVRVRPDDESIALASQTLGALTNDAEALRNQVEAKFVDGLRSVAATMTILELQEKRSDFVKHVQATVESDVKSNGLELESVSLTKLDQTDVKFFNPENFFDAEGLTQLKTITETRRRDRNAIVRDNEVAIAQKDLEARQQTLGIERTKKEAELSQERDIANKTASTRAEVATATQTARLTEENARIDTDRAVAEKEAGAKQVKETAVIESDLAINKRKTDAQREIQIATQENEIQIASKSKQTSEAVAEAKAAEALAVSAEEKVVTARAVEVADRARLTQVLAARTEAERKSTELIVAAEADKKASLDRAEAVKTLATAEAESNKIKAVGVRNIGEAEAAVITMKNEAQNKLGSNVIDFEIAKKRIETMPSALAEMVKPIANLKDVRILHTGGAFGGNGSGAAGGGVGFGEGLAGELLKVHALRPMIDEILRQSGFAPGDDPVKSLVGAVTGKANGAATVPAAVPAPEKTNSADL; this is encoded by the coding sequence ATGTTCGACATCGCAGTCCCGGCCGTGATCGGCGTCGCGCTGATCGTCGTTTTGGGCATTATCTTCACCATTCTCTACAAGCGCGCCACGCGCGATGAGGCCTTCGTGCGCACCGGCCTCGGTGGCAAGAAAGTCGTGCTCGACGGCGGCGCCATGATCCTGCCGATCTTCCATTCCTATGCGAGCGTGAACCTGAAAACGCTCAGGCTTACGGTCGAGCGGAAAGAGAGGGAATCCCTCATCACCAAGGATCGGCTGCGCGTGGATATCGTGGCCGAGTTCTATGTCCGTGTTCGCCCGGATGACGAGAGCATTGCGCTGGCGAGCCAGACCCTGGGCGCATTGACCAACGACGCCGAAGCCCTGCGCAACCAGGTCGAGGCCAAATTCGTCGACGGCCTGCGTTCGGTGGCGGCGACCATGACCATCCTGGAGCTCCAGGAAAAACGTTCGGACTTCGTCAAGCACGTGCAGGCGACCGTGGAGTCCGACGTGAAATCCAACGGCCTCGAGCTGGAGTCGGTATCGCTCACGAAGCTCGACCAGACCGATGTCAAATTCTTCAACCCCGAGAACTTCTTCGACGCCGAAGGCCTGACCCAGCTCAAGACCATCACGGAAACCCGCCGACGCGACCGCAACGCGATCGTGCGCGACAACGAGGTCGCGATCGCGCAGAAGGATCTGGAGGCGCGCCAGCAGACGCTGGGGATCGAGCGGACCAAGAAGGAAGCCGAGCTGTCGCAGGAGCGCGACATTGCCAACAAGACCGCGAGCACGCGCGCCGAGGTCGCCACCGCGACGCAGACCGCGCGCCTGACCGAGGAGAACGCCCGCATCGACACCGACCGGGCGGTCGCGGAGAAGGAGGCGGGCGCCAAGCAGGTCAAGGAGACCGCCGTCATCGAGTCGGATCTCGCGATCAACAAGCGCAAGACCGATGCGCAGCGCGAAATCCAGATCGCAACCCAGGAAAACGAGATCCAGATCGCGTCCAAGAGCAAGCAGACTTCAGAGGCCGTAGCCGAAGCCAAGGCGGCCGAAGCACTCGCCGTATCGGCGGAGGAAAAGGTCGTGACCGCGCGCGCCGTCGAAGTCGCGGATCGCGCCCGACTGACCCAGGTGCTGGCCGCGCGCACCGAGGCCGAACGCAAATCCACCGAGTTGATCGTCGCGGCCGAAGCCGACAAGAAGGCTTCGCTCGACCGCGCCGAAGCCGTCAAGACGCTGGCGACGGCCGAAGCCGAGTCCAACAAGATCAAGGCGGTTGGCGTGCGCAACATCGGTGAGGCCGAGGCCGCCGTCATCACCATGAAGAACGAGGCGCAGAACAAGCTCGGCAGCAACGTCATCGATTTCGAGATTGCCAAGAAGCGGATCGAGACGATGCCGTCGGCGCTGGCCGAGATGGTCAAGCCGATCGCCAACCTCAAGGACGTTCGCATCCTGCACACCGGCGGTGCGTTCGGCGGCAACGGCAGCGGAGCTGCAGGCGGCGGCGTCGGCTTCGGCGAGGGGCTCGCCGGCGAACTGCTCAAGGTCCACGCGCTGCGTCCGATGATCGACGAGATCCTGCGCCAGAGCGGCTTTGCACCGGGCGATGATCCCGTGAAGTCGCTGGTTGGCGCCGTTACAGGCAAGGCCAACGGTGCCGCGACAGTGCCGGCGGCGGTGCCTGCGCCGGAGAAAACAAACTCCGCCGATCTATGA
- a CDS encoding OB-fold-containig protein: MSALLEHVMSPEVRPFAIAAAMILIVGTLEVVTMLVGASLSEMLGTSIDFSHPSDNGVINAISWINVGGVPLLIFLLLALGAFSITGFLIQDVARMVAGPLPASIASLAAVVVSVPLVRAASGGIARIIPKDESYAVGLGDLVGRVGEVVVGPLDQGPPGRVSVADIHGNRHFVSAVAAPTSSPLPQGTLVLLVDRVDTRFVAVRADDELKPTKPTPSSS, encoded by the coding sequence ATGAGCGCATTGCTCGAACACGTCATGTCGCCGGAGGTCCGGCCGTTCGCGATCGCGGCGGCCATGATCCTCATCGTCGGCACGCTCGAAGTGGTCACGATGCTGGTCGGGGCCTCGCTCAGCGAGATGCTCGGCACCAGCATCGATTTCAGCCATCCCAGCGACAACGGCGTCATCAACGCCATCTCCTGGATCAACGTCGGCGGCGTGCCGCTGCTGATCTTCCTGTTGCTGGCGCTCGGCGCCTTCTCGATCACGGGCTTCCTGATCCAGGACGTCGCACGGATGGTGGCCGGCCCGTTGCCCGCCTCGATCGCCTCCCTTGCCGCGGTCGTCGTCTCGGTGCCGCTGGTCCGTGCCGCCAGCGGCGGCATCGCACGGATCATTCCCAAGGACGAGAGCTACGCCGTCGGCCTCGGCGATCTCGTCGGCCGCGTCGGGGAGGTCGTGGTCGGTCCGCTCGACCAAGGGCCGCCCGGCCGTGTCAGCGTCGCGGACATCCACGGCAACAGGCATTTCGTCTCGGCGGTCGCCGCGCCCACGTCATCGCCGCTGCCCCAAGGCACATTGGTGCTCCTGGTCGATCGCGTCGACACGCGTTTCGTGGCTGTCAGGGCTGACGATGAACTGAAACCGACAAAACCTACTCCAAGCAGCAGCTAA
- a CDS encoding PspA/IM30 family protein, whose product MLSMSPSPRNAPSALRYRLAPDPAAKAAMEATFQAYDRMMEILDEVARTHNVGSNVVLLHAHAYEPIRKETALPSRLVTLGLRDRADYRAAQGRRLPLDDKLAKIKGPATISISTVQGRFSVPFDYVGYADGWGQSVPAHLIRTDDGFEVHYGVTPNSLPEEENAMDTIAAAPENFLSRVGRLIAGIAYDAIEQAEGNNKLKVVGQAIREIERAESEARDALAAARAEEYRLNARRTEIEREMTDLAAKIEGAIADSRDDLARAGIARQMDLEAQFEVLSRAIDENNEKIEQCVTSLRAVLSALQDAERRRVDLEKSEAAASHQASNSPRKRGGSSATAKALRAGRAVARVTGVPPGIPYSSDIDELSALHRDKEIAARLARLKSRS is encoded by the coding sequence GTGCTTTCCATGAGCCCGTCGCCCCGAAATGCGCCATCGGCGCTTCGATACCGGCTTGCCCCTGATCCGGCCGCCAAGGCCGCCATGGAGGCGACGTTCCAGGCTTATGACCGCATGATGGAGATCCTGGATGAGGTCGCACGAACCCATAACGTGGGCTCCAATGTCGTGCTGCTGCATGCCCATGCCTACGAGCCGATCCGGAAAGAAACCGCGCTGCCGTCGCGGCTGGTGACGCTGGGCCTGCGCGACCGCGCGGACTATCGCGCCGCGCAAGGCCGCCGCCTGCCGCTCGACGACAAGCTGGCCAAGATCAAGGGGCCGGCCACCATTTCGATTTCCACCGTGCAAGGGCGCTTCAGCGTGCCCTTCGACTACGTCGGTTACGCGGACGGCTGGGGCCAGAGCGTGCCCGCGCACCTGATCCGCACCGACGACGGTTTCGAAGTTCACTACGGCGTCACGCCGAACAGTCTGCCAGAGGAGGAGAACGCTATGGATACCATCGCAGCCGCTCCCGAGAATTTCCTGTCCCGGGTCGGACGTCTCATTGCCGGCATCGCTTATGACGCGATCGAGCAGGCGGAAGGCAACAACAAGCTGAAAGTGGTCGGCCAGGCCATTCGCGAGATCGAGCGCGCCGAGAGCGAGGCGCGCGATGCGCTTGCTGCCGCGCGCGCCGAGGAATACCGCCTCAATGCGCGTCGTACCGAGATCGAACGCGAGATGACCGATCTCGCTGCCAAGATCGAGGGCGCGATCGCCGACAGCCGCGACGATCTCGCTCGCGCCGGTATCGCGCGGCAGATGGATCTGGAGGCGCAGTTCGAGGTGCTCTCCCGCGCCATCGACGAGAACAACGAGAAGATCGAGCAATGCGTCACCTCGCTGCGCGCAGTGCTCTCGGCGCTTCAGGATGCCGAACGGCGCCGCGTCGATCTTGAAAAGAGCGAGGCCGCGGCGAGCCACCAGGCGTCGAATTCGCCGCGGAAGCGTGGCGGCAGCTCGGCGACGGCGAAGGCGCTGCGTGCGGGCAGGGCGGTGGCGCGCGTCACCGGCGTGCCGCCGGGCATTCCGTATTCGAGTGACATCGACGAACTCAGCGCGCTCCATCGCGACAAGGAAATTGCGGCGAGGCTCGCGCGGTTGAAGTCGCGTTCCTGA